From Meles meles unplaced genomic scaffold, mMelMel3.1 paternal haplotype, whole genome shotgun sequence, one genomic window encodes:
- the LOC123936054 gene encoding olfactory receptor 2L5-like, with product MASNYLSGNKSISLIGCGVQSFFFLTLAFAEALLLTSMAYDCYVAICLPLHYPVHMNKKVCVLMIIGSWTIGSINSCAHTVYALQIPYCQSRAINHFFCDVPAMLTLACMDAWVYEYTVFVSTTLLIVFPFIGIVCSYGRVLFAICRMQSTEGRKKAYSTCSTHLTVVTFYYAPFAYTYLCPRSL from the coding sequence ATGGCTTCcaattatctctctggaaacaagtcTATCTCACTTATTGGTTGTGGGGTTCAGAGCTTCTTCTTCTTGACTTTAGCCTTTGCAGAAGCACTACTCTTGACATCTATGGCCTATGACTGTTATGTGGCCATTTGTCTTCCTCTTCACTATCCTGTTCACATGAACAAAAAAGTCTGTGTGCTAATGATAATAGGATCATGGACAATAGGGTCTATCAACTCCTGTGCTCACACTGTATATGCCCTCCAAATCCCTTATTGCCAATCCAGAGCCATCAACCACTTTTTCTGTGATGTCCCTgccatgttgactctggcctgcatggacGCCTGGGTCTATGAGTACACAGTGTTTGTAAGCACCACACTCTTGATTGTGTTTCCCTTCATTGGCATTGTATGTTCCTATGGCCGGGTTCTCTTTGCCATCTGTCGCATGCAGTCaacagaggggaggaagaaggcttaTTCGACCTGCAGCACCCACCTAACTGTGGTAACTTTCTACTATGCACCCTTTGCTTACACTTATTTATGCCCAAGATCCCTCTGA